The Nymphaea colorata isolate Beijing-Zhang1983 chromosome 11, ASM883128v2, whole genome shotgun sequence genome includes the window CTCATGCAGAAGTCCTGGTTCAAATCCCACCGGAGTCATCTTGCACAAACTTGGGGGAATTGCTGCTCTCAAAACAAAAGCATATACACATCGATTGACGAAATCTGATATAGCTTCGTGATTCAGCTGGGTTATCCATCCACATCCAATCAAACAGAAAGGTTACCAAGATTCTCTGATCCAGTTGCTTCTGGCTCGACCACAAGGGTCACTTTAGATACCCTCGGCCATTGGAGTCGTTCAAGATTCTATTCTATCACCTACCAAGCCTTTTAGAAACGGGTGAATCAGATGCTTAGGTGAGGCATCTTTTTCTACTTGGTCCCGTATGGGGTTGAGATGGAGCTATCATTCATTTGTCTATTGttattagggctgcacaacaagtctGCTttactcgtttataaatgagatGAGTTTTAGCTTACGAAGATACTCGAAACCATAAACGAGTCGAATTTGAGTTTTaggaactcgacttgtttataatcaacTCGACTCAAAAACCGatattctatataatattgttgaaaccggtttcacaagttacatgagttaaatgagttacacgagttaacgcttacacaagttaaatgagttagtACTTATGTTAAACGAGTTAGCACCTAAGGGAAtcaaatgggttaaacgagtcgaatttgagctcaattttgtatagtcaagtcgagctcgagcttgctataaggagcttgagtcgagttcgagctaagCTCAAACTTAAATCGAGTTCAAGCCAAGCTCGAACTTAAATCGAGTTCAagccaagctcgaactcgaggtttttgagccgagtcgagctcgagctggccaagctcgggcttgactcggctAGTGTGCAGCCCTCATTGTTATACACATAAGCCCTTTGAAGGAGGTGGATTTGAAGTGCTTGGCCGGAGAATAGGACACCATATTGTCTGAGCAGGGAGAGTTGGTGAGATGCTACTCGTTTTTGTATCCCATATTTCGTTTCAATGGGAGTTTTGGGTGCTCGAATTCCCGACTCGATTATTGGTTGCTGTTCTGCTGCATGCCGATTTATGGGTTTGGAAATTAAACATAAGAAGCTACTGTTTTCCACTTTAGTTCGATTCAGACCTACTCATCAACCAAGTCCGACCATTAAATCTTACAAGAAAACAGCTCCATGATCGACCTCAAGCAACAGGATAACAGAATATTTGATTTAAGATCTTCAACTCTGCTCAATTTTAAGCAAGCAGGGGTTGATCACCGTTTGTGCCTTTAGATAAAGCACTCTCGAATCATGGTGCGTAAATCCGAGCCGTTTACATTCGCAGGCCCAATGGAAAGAAAGAGTCGATTCACCGACACGTTTGGTTGTCGACGTGGACTGCTGTTGACAGATGGACTCGTGTATGAGAACGCCCTCCCATGACGCCTCCTCCCCATTTCCGCCGGGGAGGAAAAGGGTaacaggaggaggaggacgaggaggaGAAACTAGTGACTGGAGGCGGAACACGAATTCCTAGAGGTTGGGGTCTCGATCGACTCGAATAACTTTTCATTCGTCTGCTACATCGTTTGGAGTTTATACTGAGATCTCTAGCTCATGGAGTAAACTGGGTGTTTTTCTTGCTTGTGTACGCTTCTGGATGATgggttttcttcaattttttcgGAGTTCTGCTTTGCTTAATGTATTCCTTGTCTTGGTCATTGGGAATGGGTATGTTGATTTAGAAGGTTTTTCTGTAGAACTGAATTACGCAACTTGCTAGTAGCCAAAACCACCGGATTGTCTGCTCCGGTGGCAGTAGGCTTCTGCTTTCTTTGTAGAGTCGCCACTTTTAACATGAGAAGTCGGTTTTCATTCTGGTATATACTTTGTCTGATTAATAATTTGTGAGAAATTATAAGCTTTTTGCTCTTTGTCCGAGAAGATGTGGCTTTTTAATCATCATTTTTGTGGCGCTTCTGATCAACTGTTGTTATCGTGGGAATGATTCAGTTTCGGTTTTCTCGGTTAGCCTGTCTTGTGAAGCTAGAGAATTTTTATTTAGGTAATAAAAATCAAGTCAAGGAAATTTTAATTTACTTCTATTtgtgcttttccttttcctgctaCGGTAACGTGTGTTTTCGGGACTGTCGGTGGTTAGCTTCTTTCCTCTTGAGAAGCACAGAGGAATAAATAATAAATTCCCGAGGATACTAAATGATGGGCTTAGATTAGTATTGCATAAGGGTTCTGTGGTTTATTTCCTATCGTCGGTGGCTTTTTGTTAGATGAATTAGCTTACATGATCAAGCATATTAGAGGTGAAGTTGTAAAATGCAACGTTTTAGCTGCCTCATATCAAATCGGTTCAGAGAGTTGACCTTGCTTTACCAAACTATAAGTTGTAGTAGTAGGtttattattttgtaaattGTTGACATCAGTTTATTTTGCACGATGTGGCCCGCTGAATAGGAGAATTACTTTAGTGTGTTGAACAGATAGGAAGAAACGTTGAAGAACAGTGGAGTTTTATAAATTTGTGGATGGCGCAAGCTTCTGCAACCACTGAAGACTTTGACTATTCCGTTGGGAAGCTTCCAGATCATTTGCTAATAGAAATTTTCACCAGACTGCCTCCTTCCCAATTTGTTGTGATATCCTGTGTTAAAAAACAGTGGGCTACTTTGCTCAAAGGAGAACCATTCTGGCAAGCTGCTCTTGTCAAGACTTGGCCTTTTGCTGGCGAAAGGAAGAGGTGGCCAGGTCCAATTTCTCAAGGCCCAAGCAGAAGGTAAAATCTCCAAAATTGATGAAATTGCCCTTCCGCTGCTATTTGGGTGCATCCATGTCCTGGGAGTTTTGGTTGCTTACACTTTCTTATATTCTTGTGCTTGGTAtgttgtattttttaattttcgtAATTTGGACGCTATATCACTTTAGTTGCATTCCCTTTTTATTTGAGAGATGTATCAAGGCATGATTGATCCATAGGACATGCATAGAGCTTGTCTTGGCACGTACACGTAAATCTGAAATGGTTTTCTTGTGTTCTTGGAATCTAATGGACGAGCCACATTGAGATAAGttcttttttaacatgaattgaACATCAAAAGATAGACCTAAAGGAGCAAAGATATCTGGGCATCAATGCCCACTCTAGTactaataaatatattttaacttgCATGTGCAGGGTCTTATGCTTACCCATGTGAAACAACAACCGTGCTGTGTGCTTCCATTGTGTAGGTGAGATGATAATTGCATCTCCATATAGTGAAATATGACGCTCAGTTTTTTTCAATCTATGCAGTCTATTGAGAACGTTCTACTGATGCACCGGTACAGATTATCAAGATACTTTAAAAGATTTATTTTGCTTCGCATATAATTGCTTTGAATTGCTTTGGgaacaaaaaacatatattgGATGCAATGACACATATTGATCATTATAGTGGAACATGCTTCCTCGCGTCTACTTTTTAACTGCTGGTTATACCCTTTTACTAAATTTATTCACTCTGCTCGTTTATAGTCATAACTtacaaaattaataaatttgttcAGTCTGCTCGTTTGTAGCCTTTTGCTAAATTTGCCTTGTTATGATTGTCTTTGTGAGTTTGTTCTTGCCCTTTGGACATTTAACATGTTCtgattgcatatttttcatgcatGATTGTTGTTCAAGTTTCTTTCTCCTCCTGAAGCTTCTTCTATGTCCTGTATTTCTTTCCATTAAGCACTACTATTCTTATACCTCCAtttataataatgaaaaaaatgttttacctTATGCATGTTGCGTTGTATTTAGAAATAAGTTCACCTTGATATTATATTTATGCAACCCCAGATTTGGATTGGCATACTGATGTTGAACATGGTAATTCAGGCGATATGCAGCTTTGCATGTTACTAGAAATATTTTCTCAGTTAATGATGAGATTGGCGAGCTCATGGGCCACGTTTATTTGTTTCTGAAAGAGAAGCTTGAGAATGCAACAGGAACCCTACCAACCAGGATACTTCATGGAACTGTCATTGGTACAGCTGATACTGATACTTCatttgtgtatatttgttgGTGTCTTATTTGAAAGATACTGGTGttggttatttgtttgtgagtttgattgattttcaacaGGAAGAGAGCTAAACTGCTCAGTAGTTTAGGCAGTTGTCTGGTCTACTGCAGTCATAAATTTATGACTGGTGATCCAGCCATTTGTAAATTCCTTTTCTTGCGCATCAAATTAATCTGCATCAGAAACTTCATGAGTTGGATGACAAAAAAGTTGCGCCGGGCAGTTTTTGAGCCATTAAAGACTTAGTGAACTTCTGAATGCAATAATTTGTTGATGCGCAGAAATCAATAAAGGTTGAAGGCAGTTTTGAGGAACCATATGAAGAGACGCATGAATGCTTTTGGATGGATATTTTCAGAATTTATGCTAAACATAGCCAGAAAAAAGTATGtgctatatttttttttatgcataatATTTTGCTCTCTTAGACAATTGCCTTTGGAATGAAGGATCTGGATCGAAAAGTATGATGTGCAGTTAGGTTAAGTATGTACTGCAAACATCTGCTAAACCTGGTTGAGTACATTTGCAGtttgtctctttctttggaacaattATCTCCATTTTTGCCATTTTAAGAAGGTGGTGTTCTGTAGTTTTCTCTTCATTCAAGTGCTTGTCCGTCGCCAAATTCTTTATACATTGTTTTCCCGTTGAAAACTCTTATTGCTTTCtgaaccatttttttcttctcttcttttagGCCCAATGCATGTACAGGCGTAATCAAACTCTTTTCATGTGCAGATCAGTTTATCACCTGTGGCAAATCTAGAGATTGTGCCCATGAGCTTGCTTCACAAATATGGTTAGCTGTGATCAACAACTTGGAAGAGAATGAGCATACGTTCCAACTGCTCAAACATCTTGCCGAAAGAGCTGTGAGCATAGTCAACACTTTAATTTTCATCAACTGTGTTAAAAACATTGAGATCATGTAAGATTTTTCTTGGGTTCTCAGGCCTTTCTTCCAGATGAGTATAGATTCTCTTCTGAGGTTCAAGGACGGATTTTCGAGAAGCTTTTCACAGATTTTCGTGATTGTTTAGTTCATGGGGAGCGAGATATTATGCTGGCCTGCGCAAGGAGCAAATTTCATCCGATTCCATGTGCATGGTTGGGCTACTAGCAGCTCCTCCACTTCAACGATGCCATGTGCAGGTCCGGGCACCGAAAGACCATTTGGAAGCTGTGCACGGGTCTCCGGAGATACATATGCgtcctttcatattttttgtgcttttacAGGTGATGCGGCAAGGGAAGCTTCTTTGATCTACCACCGAATGGGAACATGAGATGTATCCTCTCGACTGCCTCCAAAATCTTCCCTTGTTTTGTCAAATAGACGTCCGGATACAGTCTTGCTCATATTCTGTGATAACTATATATTTAGAAACTCTGTTACGTGTAGATACGCAATGTGTAGATATCCTCCATAGAATTCAGCGTCATGTCATCTGTATTTGCTCATAGTGATTCAGCTTTACTTGTGGCAACATGTACATTGACTTGGAAAACTTGATTCAGTATGCAGCTAATGAGACTGAGACAGGACTTGCTCTATCCAGTCACTACCATGGACGAGCACAGGTCAGTCCTACTCAGCCTGCAGGGTGGCTCCTAAGCCTGTCATGGTCCCCATGGCCTTAGCCCATTATATGCTGGATTCAGTTTCTACGCCAGCCGTTTCCTTCTCAgttatggaaagaaaaagggtaGTCACTTTATGCTGGTTGTTGGGTTTTAAGTTCTTCTGTCCTGTGTTCAGGCCATTTTAAATGACATGGCACATCAGATCTGTCCTCCCTATTACATTCATCTGGATGTGACATCAGAAGGGTATCTTTTTTAGTGCAGATTTCATCACTGTTAGGTTGCAGGAGATAAATTTCATCGTTTCATTAGTTTACAGTGGATGACAGGGTGCCACCAAACTCATCGTGCTTTGCAGTCTGATCATTAAAGACCACCTTTAATCGGACTTCGCGACCTCCTGCGCTTATATAATGCCAAATTCCGTGCTATTGAAGTTCCAAGAAGCGGCACGAACAGAGGTCTTAAATTTTTATGGTTGCTACTTAAAGCTACTTTAGTCTTGGTCGGCCATGTCTCCGGTCAGGTTGTGGGGTCTATGCTCCGGTTGGTAAAAGCCTGGAGTACGTAACAGAAGAATATGGGTTTCCATTGTAGGATTAAACATTAGGAATTTGCAGCCCGAATCCACTTACTGCAGATGCTGCCCATGTAACACGGATGCCTCGTTGTGGAACACATTGCTGGAGGCAAAAATTAGAATGACAGACTGGAGCAGCAGTATAATGAACACATGTACATGTCTGCTCacgtgtgagagagaaagagagcaccGATAAAATGCATTTACGGTGATGAGCTATCACCAAGATAAAATGATACGTCAACGGGAAAAAAGCTAGTCGAGTCAACTGCAAACGGTGGGCACTGCACCAAAGCCTACGTCCCAAAGTAGGCCAAGCAGGCCCTCAACCTCAAGGGGCAGGAGGTAGAAAATAGGCTTTAGCTTCTCGGGCATAACATCACACCCCCCCAagataaacacacacacaaaacagaGAGTATAGAAAAGGATGAAAGGAACCATGAAAGCGACCAATGCCAAAGGCCAAGGTAACATCGCTCTTTAGCAGCAGGCAGCAGATAGAAGAGAAGGCTGGCGTCCCtaaaaatgtgtgtgtgagaaagagagagagagattctatCAACTGGCctgataagaaaaacattactAGTGACCAGTATtcagctttttgttttttgctgacCACAGTGCGAATCAGCTAGACAGGGTAGGCAGTGAGATTCATAAATTACAGAATATAGGTAAATACAGCTCTATTCTGATCCAAATTAGCACCTTCCTAAGAGATGATTTGAGCAAGGTAGTTTAGAATAATCCAACCACCAGGTTCAATACACGTAACTGTTCGCAATACAGTCATTAAACCCAAGTACCCAACTTTATACTTAGCCACCAATACAGACGTCGAGCTAAATCTGCCACCAGAGACCAGGAAAAAGCCCATTCTAGTAGCTGGAATCAACATGGAAAGAGAATAGGAGAGGCATTCCTCTGTAAGCTGCCTCCTGGAAAATCCAGCTTCCCGATCTTCTCTGCACACCAGTGCAACTGCTCTTCGTTAATCCTCCCCATCCTCAGCACCCTAGACACTATCCTCATATCAATGAGACCAAGCAAAAGTTCTATTTCTTCAGGTGACTCTGGCCAGGATTTCCTTTTccaccctttctttttcttgaatagcTCCTTCAGTTTCATCTTTTTCTGGATCCATTATAGGCAAAAACATTAGAAGTTCCACCACTCATCAATTGAGGATTCCGTTAataataatggaaaaaaaaaactcaagcagGGAAACAAATTCTTTTGCTACATAACATAGAACAGTGCTGATGTGACTGGGATTGCTTGTACGACTGCCATAATAGGCAGCCTCATGCCAATTGTTCTTGTCATGAATTGTGTACCCGAGAAATGTAAAGGCTAGAATAGAATAtgtgaaagaaaagagaatttaagGAGCACCTTGTCAAGATCAGTTTTAATCTGATGAAGTGGACCGGAAGCCTGGCTATGGCCTCCAAAAACATTCAGAAAGCTAGCTGGTTTTTTCTTATCTGCCTTGAGAAACTGGCGGAAGATCAGAATAGAATCTTGAATTAACCGAAGGAGGTCAGAGAAAGAGGCGGATGAATCCGAGTCCGACTCTTCACTAGTTTCTTTCTGGTCAGCACCTTCACACATACAAGGGGCGATCAGTTTAccatgaaatagaaaaaatcgAAACACTGCAAATGCAATAAAGCCTCATTATCTCGTCGAAGAATTATGAAACCTAAAATTTAGGCTGCATATATGAAAGACACAGAAatcaaaaataaaatgaaccCCTAGTAACATCTAAAATAACGTCACCAAAATAGTAGTTGTTCTGGCTTCTAAACATTCTAAAGAGAGAAGGAACAccaataaaataacataaataagCAACACACCATTCTTGTCAAACGTATGGAAACGAAGAAAAGGACAATATTCCAGGATCAGGTTACATTTCATTAAAATACACAGTAACTTTGCGGTTGCATATGTAAGATCGCAGCACCTAGCTCATAAAATTCCCTCACACGGCATAAATAGAAGGAACGATGTACTCGGCAACGGCAATCACCTTGAAAGCTCGGGACCTGAAGCAACTTTGGCATGGAAACTCTAGCCCGGGCATAAATCTCCGGTCTATTACCGGGTTCAAAAGGCTCATTCTCAATGAACCTCTGTAGCAGAACTTGAAATTGCTGAAAGTGCTCAGCAACACGGGCATAACATGGATGAAGTTGGCATTCAGTTGATATAATCTTCTCTCTGGCCTGTTTGTATAGgcagtgaagagcttcccaagTCAAGCAAACTTGAGCCACATATGCAGTTTCAAGCTCTTGATATGGATCATGCGGCGCTTGCAGCTGTTCAGCATCATCATGAAATCCCTGCTTCTTCAGTGACAAACGCCGAAGAGTTGATGCCAACTTCTTTGTTGTAGACGTTGGAGTTCTTTTGGCAGGCAAGGGCGAccctgaaagaaaaaaaggggaagGTTATgacattgaaaattaaaaaaggcaATAAAGAACAGAATGACAGACTCGTCCATCCTATGATGCTTGAACACGACTCTAACGATGTTAATGGCCAATCCTGTTCTTGGCGATAGGTCACTAAAGTTTTTTCCCTGAGGAGTTTAGAAAAGAACAGTTTTTTCTAGTAATTCAGAAGTTTCAAAAGGAAATAACCAATTGCTGGAAATCCATATTTACAAACTTTCACAAGAAGAAAtttggttgagagaaaaaaatatcgAGACCCAAAACTATATGTTACAAGGTACTATCGACACGCTTAGCCAttaaaaaacatcaacaaataaGTAACCTTAAATACATGACAATCATAATATGCAATCATTATAAACCATTATCATATATTGCAGGCAAATACCAAACTGGaaatattcaaaaatcaaatcGAAGAGAGTTCTATCAACTATCCGAGAAAAAACCAAGTTGCAAGCTACATAGAGACGCTACTTTCAAAAGAACAATGTAAGATGTGCTGCATTCACAAGaaaaagatttcattttctctttggcTGATCAGGTATCACTTTGTGTCATGAATCAACACAGCAAACGAAAATGCGATCAAAGAGTAATCTGCAACGGATACCTGCGTCAGGCATCTGCTCAGCAGTAACCTTATCAAAGAACAGCATCTTCTCGCTATACTTGTCGTACACGTTTTCGAACGCGGAACATGAACTGCTATCCTCAGCCTCGGAATCTCTCCACTCACTGGAGCTCGATTCCTCCTCCATGTACCCATCCTCCTCGGGTATCTCTACCATGAAACTGTTCTTCCTTAGTTCTTTCAAACGCCTCTTCACTTCACCAGTTATGAAATCATCGTCGTCGTCCTCCATGTCTCCAGAATTATCATTGTCATTTATAACTGGTGCAGGTTGCGATTCCTCCTTTATAATGTTGACTTCGCTTGGTACCTGATTCAGTTCTGGATCTTTTCCCTCAGTTTTCTTATGACCCTTCTTAAAGAGTTTCCCATTAAAGAAATTCATATTTACGCCTACGAGGTCCCACTTCTTTTACTAAACTCTCAGCAACTTCAGGTCGGATCCTCTACAAATTTTTAGCGACAAAGTTCCAGGCTTACAGAGAAGGGGGATGGGGACTGAAACTAAACTAAGTAATTGAACTACTTGGGATGTTCTAAAGATAATTTCTAACATAGACTTTGATATCGAACTCTATGAAATCATGCACATGAGAATCGACCTAACTGACTGGTTCATTCGTTTGAGAAAGTATCAGCGCAAAAGCTACAAACCATCATCCCCTAGGCAACCGATCGACATGTCTAAGAGCTTCAAAATGACCCTTTTAAGAACCTGAGAGATGCTCCAGCACCACCAACCTTAAGCTCTTCTCCTCACCTTGGCCTTCACCTCCTTTAGATAAAAACCATCCTTTTGCAGCAGATCACCAACACCATTCTTCTGTATTGACAATGGGAATACAGGAAAGAGACAACATTCTCAATGAAATGCAGATCATCAATGTGGGAAGGCAACCTTGAACTAAAACCCTCGCAAACCCTCCAACAGAGCAGATCTATGCAGAGCAAGAAACACCCTCAAAGTCTCAAGGGTTTACTGACTCATAAAGAccatggaagagaaagaaacctCGAAAGGGACTGTATACACATAGATCAACCCCTTCCAAACCTAAAACCCTCTAATTTCCCTCGCTTTTCCCAGCCGTTGTTTCCACACACCAAAAGATCACccggaaaaaaggaaagaaaaaaaaaaagtgggagaAAAAGCGATCCTATAAAAGATAGAATCTCCGGCGGGTATAGAAGGGCAGTAGCTAGAACTTAAGGGCCTGGGATTCGAATCCAACGGGGTCTACCCCGAGCTTGCgtatcaaaaagaaaataatataaaagcaGTCTCTCCCAAAAACATGCGAAAAATCAAAACCCCAGGGAGTCTCACCAACTACAACCTCACCCACATTCCCTATCGCCAAAAGCCCCGCCTAAACGACCAAACAACTACTCCCCAGATCTACAACAACAGATCAAAGTGAAAAGATGAACAGGAAACCATGAAAGGAGTTCAGgacagaggaaaaaaaaaatcgaaaactGGGAGCAACCAACTTGGAAAACCCTAAACCTCCTGCTCCACCAAAAAACCCCCTGAAAAGCCGAGAAActccaagaagaaggaaaggcaTTCAGAGATGCAACGTCAAGCGTCTAGAGCTGTCGAGTATAAGCAAGTCGAGAAGGATAAAAACCCTTAATGAACAAAATGTGGGAGGAAGAAAAGTTGGCGGTGGAAGAGTGCCTGAGAGACacagagattaaaagagagagagaaaacaaagcGTTTCCCTCCACCTCTAACCTCCACTCCTGTGCCATTTTTGTGGCAGAGTCGGCATGGAATTCTAGGACCAGTTGGAGCCTACGGAGGGGCAAAACGGGGATTTCGAGAAAGAGGAAGAGTAGCCTTCACTTTCCTCCCTTCACCTCCCTCGGCTGCACGGAGccctagagagagagggatcagAGAGACTCACTGTGGTGCAGAGAGAGACGCACAGAGACAGTGGAGGCCGTTCGGGAGGGTGGGAGGGAAAATGTCCTCTTTTAGAAAATATTACCGTCTAACCCCTCATTACTTTTAAACTATTTCCATAATCCACAAAACATTTTCTGAAAATTCTTAATACCACCCACTGATCTGGGGCAAAGCTCGAGCTTTCGAGGGTTTTTTGAAATTAACAGTAACTTAAATGATGATGCAGAATTCACTGCAAAATTATATGCgtatctaaaattttcattaataaGCATCGGATTCTCCGGGTCCCAGCCGGATGCGGTACACAGAATCCGATCCAAATATAGTGCCTTTCTTTTCACCGACGTAGGGATGGACACCCTGAACAAATCCGTTCTCGATCCATCTCGGGTTGGGAAACATATGAGACCAAATTCAAGAAGGTAAGTCAGAGGATGAGTCCGGCTCTGAACTCTGACCGCTTTGTTCCCTCCTCTTACTTGGCATGTGCATTGATTGATCAAGTTCAATCTTTCTTGGTTTGTAAATAATACATGAAGGATCTTTTGGCAGTAGATACGTCATGTTACCTTCGTGTTTGATGAATCTGTTATAAATAATTGTTAGTTAGATTCATAAAAAGTTAGTTTTAGATTCATAGAAAGTTAGTTTTatagtttcatgaatctgcttcaatctttAAACCAGATCTGCTTCAATCTTTAAACCAGTTTACTCGTGGTAGTGACTGaacttttgttttaaaattttaacatgagctaaaataaaattttttaaattttcttacaTGAGCTaagctaaaattttaaaaatttacatgtaattttttatttttaaaaaatctaagaAGAGCCCATGACCCCTACTTACGAAGTATTATTGTTGTCGTAAACCTTCCAAATTTTACAATTTGAGTATGCTATAACTTGGGCATAAGCAGATTACTCCATTAAACAGCATTTTAAAGGCAAAACGATGATTTAATTTAATAAGATTATTTGCCTCAACTAGCTCTACGTTAACATCCGTATCCGATTTATGTGATAATTTCAACAAATGCTTTtgttaatatgtatatataaagtcAATGTTAATGGATGCAGGCAGTTGTCCAACTACTAATGTTAGTATAGTGACTgcttttgacaaatttttaagcTTTAGCTGTTCACATCCGGCAAGATTGTATGTGTGTGCGcgcacgt containing:
- the LOC116264942 gene encoding uncharacterized protein LOC116264942 — translated: MAQASATTEDFDYSVGKLPDHLLIEIFTRLPPSQFVVISCVKKQWATLLKGEPFWQAALVKTWPFAGERKRWPGPISQGPSRRRYAALHVTRNIFSVNDEIGELMGHVYLFLKEKLENATGTLPTRILHGTVIDQFITCGKSRDCAHELASQIWLAVINNLEENEHTFQLLKHLAERAAFLPDEYRFSSEVQGRIFEKLFTDFRDCLVHGERDIMLACARSKFHPIPCAWLGY
- the LOC116265036 gene encoding uncharacterized protein LOC116265036 — its product is MNFFNGKLFKKGHKKTEGKDPELNQVPSEVNIIKEESQPAPVINDNDNSGDMEDDDDDFITGEVKRRLKELRKNSFMVEIPEEDGYMEEESSSSEWRDSEAEDSSSCSAFENVYDKYSEKMLFFDKVTAEQMPDAGSPLPAKRTPTSTTKKLASTLRRLSLKKQGFHDDAEQLQAPHDPYQELETAYVAQVCLTWEALHCLYKQAREKIISTECQLHPCYARVAEHFQQFQVLLQRFIENEPFEPGNRPEIYARARVSMPKLLQVPSFQGADQKETSEESDSDSSASFSDLLRLIQDSILIFRQFLKADKKKPASFLNVFGGHSQASGPLHQIKTDLDKKKMKLKELFKKKKGWKRKSWPESPEEIELLLGLIDMRIVSRVLRMGRINEEQLHWCAEKIGKLDFPGGSLQRNASPILFPC